The following are encoded together in the Panicum virgatum strain AP13 chromosome 6K, P.virgatum_v5, whole genome shotgun sequence genome:
- the LOC120711503 gene encoding ABC transporter G family member 14-like, whose product MPPQLEHDEQQTAASGGHRAAAPPPPPPPHMLLTFSSSGGGGGGGGAPSSTSVATTNSSGAVVHPTTSSPPSSAAAARLRPAANSFPLVLKFEEVVYKVKLGQPTAGWCDKLCAAARSMAVGGGGGGDGRRKKNAAAGSSSSLAREKTIISGMSGVVRPGEMLAMLGPSGSGKTTLLTALGGRHGGGAALSGKITYSGQPFSGAVKRRTGFVTQHDVLYPHLTVAETLWYTALLRLPRALGAAEKRAQAEAVARELGLAKVAHSMVGGVRGVRGLSGGERKRVSIGLEMLVDPSLLLLDEPTSGLDSTTAARIVGTLRRMAADGGPTVVVTIHQPSSRLYHMFDKVLLLSADGRPIYYGRAADALSYFAAVGFASPLSLNPADLMLDLANGIAPQTTSGDADGGGEARMAAAVAGGSESEHKEVRAKLAAAYERHIAPAVKLDICAREPAAAASPPQAPSSARRRGPSEWTTGWWTQFLVLLQRGLKERRHESFNKLRVFQVVSVASLAGLLWWRTPASHLQDRTALIFFFSVFWGFFPLYNAVFTFPLERPMLLKERSSGMYRLSSYLAARAAADLPMELGLPTAFVVILYWMGGLAPRPGAFLLSLAVVLYSVLVAQSLGLAIGAVLMDVKQGTTLASVITMVFLIAGGYYVQHIPPFVAWLRWLNYSFYCYRLLLGIQFPNGGGYYDCGGGAMCPVAEFPAIKAVGLNNHWVDVCVMALLLVGYRVVAYVALDRLKPR is encoded by the exons ATGCCGCCTCAGCTGGAGCACGATGAGCAGCAGACAGCGGCAAGTGGCGGCCAccgagcagcagcgccgcctcctcctcctcctcctcacatGCTGCTCACCTttagcagcagcggcggcggcggcggcggcggcggcgctccctcTTCTACTTCTGTCGCCACCACCAACTCCTCTGGCGCCGTCGTCCATCCCACCACCTCCAGCCCGCCGTCGTCGGCCGCTGCGGctcgcctccgccccgccgccaacTCCTTCCCTCTCGTCCTCAAG TTCGAGGAGGTGGTGTACAAGGTGAAGCTCGGGCAGCCGACGGCCGGATGGTGCGACAAGCTGTGCGCCGCGGCGAGGAGCATggctgtcggcggcggcggcggcggggacgggaggaggaagaagaacgcggcggcggggtcatCGTCGTCGCTGGCGCGGGAGAAGACGATCATCAGCGGGATGTCCGGCGTGGTTCGGCCGGGGGAGATGCTGGCGATGCTGGGCCCGTCGGGGAGCGGCAAGACGACGCTGCTGACGGCGCTGggcgggcggcacggcggcggggcggcgctctCCGGCAAGATCACCTACAGCGGGCAGCCCTTCTCCGGCGCCGTCAAGCGGCGCACCGGGTTCGTGACGCAGCACGACGTGCTGTACCCGCACCTCACGGTGGCGGAGACGCTGTGGTACACGGCGCTGCTCCGGCTGCCCCGCGCGCTGGGCGCCGCCGAGaagcgcgcgcaggcggaggcggtggcgcgggaGCTGGGGCTCGCCAAGGTCGCGCACAGCATggtcggcggcgtgcgcggcgtgcgcgggctGTCCGGCGGCGAGCGCAAGCGCGTCAGCATCGGGCTGGAGATGCTCGTCGACCCGAGCCTGCTGCTGCTCGACGAGCCCACCTCCGGGCTCgactccaccaccgccgcccggatcGTCGGCACGCTCCGCCGGatggcggccgacggcggcccCACCGTCGTGGTCACCATCCACCAGCCGTCGTCGCGGCTGTACCACATGTTCGACAAGGTGCTGCTGCTGTCCGCCGACGGCCGCCCCATCTACtacggccgcgccgccgacgcgctcTCCTACTTCGCCGCCGTCGGCTTCGCCTCACCGCTGTCCCTCAACCCCGCCGACCTCATGCTCGACCTCGCCAACg GTATCGCGCCGCAGACGACGAgcggcgacgccgacggcggcggcgaggcgcggatGGCGgctgcggtggccggcggcagcgaGAGCGAGCACAAGGAGGTGCGCGCCAAGCTGGCGGCCGCGTACGAGCGCCACATCGCGCCGGCGGTGAAGCTGGACATCTGCGCGCGggagccggccgcggcggcgtccccgccgcaggcgccgtcgtcggcgcggcggcgcgggccgtcGGAGTGGACGACGGGGTGGTGGACGCAGTTCCTGGTGCTGCTCCAGCGCGGGCTCAAGGAGCGGCGGCACGAGTCGTTCAACAAGCTGCGCGTGTTCCAGGTGGTGAGCGTGGCGAGCCTGGCGGGCCTGCTGTGGTGGCGCACGCCGGCGTCGCACCTGCAGGACCGGACGGcgctcatcttcttcttctccgtcTTCTGGGGCTTCTTCCCGCTCTACAACGCCGTGTTCACGTTCCCGCTGGAGCGGCCGATGCTGCTCAAGGAGCGCTCGTCGGGGATGTACCGGCTCTCCTCCTAcctggcggcgcgcgccgccgccgacctgcCCATGGAGCTCGGCCTGCCGACGGCGTTCGTGGTCATCCTGTACTGGATGGGCGGGCTGGCGCCGCGGCCGGGcgccttcctcctctcgctcgccgtcgtgctctACAGCGTGCTGGTGGCGCAGAGCCTGGGGCTGGCCATCGGCGCCGTGCTCATGGACGTGAAGCAGGGCACCACGCTGGCCTCCGTCATCACCATGGTCTTCCTCATCGCCGGCGGGTACTACGTGCAGCACATCCCGCCGTTCGTGGCGTGGCTCCGGTGGCTCAACTACAGCTTCTACTGCTACCGCCTCCTGCTCGGGATCCAGTTCCCCAACGGCGGCGGCTACtacgactgcggcggcggcgccatgtgcCCTGTGGCCGAATTCCCGGCGATCAAGGCCGTCGGGCTCAACAACCACTGGGTCGACGTCTGCGTCATGGCGCTGCTCCTCGTCGGCTACCGCGTCGTCGCCTACGTCGCGCTGGACCGCCTCAAGCCTAGGTGA
- the LOC120711505 gene encoding putative UPF0481 protein At3g02645 — translation MSVSELQARARFVQSSAAAAGVHFDEERWLRRVRQSLEREAAEALGAAAKVFDVPRVLKATRPEAYLPQHFALGPYHCNRPELRDMERYKLAAAKRAEKLFAEGSKFDDLVQRLLQAQDRMRAPYHRFLELSDQTLAWMMAIDTCFLLDFLEGYHRDEVTDMVSSATNWINATVRDAMMLENQLPLFLFSQALALRHPTEQAAAAALHAVLDRFIKEVSPIKTTAELVVARHAHMLELLYHFLVPDASVFDGDGEREPPPMVPEEFTIDMLDPSQQLPDYDKVKQACLQVSSLDVAPVRFLRKNLIARPMSLASSLRGKIMRKVPLLSAVTKLMASSDVEARLQGVNLRGIININSPLAQEIMIPSVSTLARWGVRFLPAPEGIAGIRFDAAAATLSLPIITLDGNTEVVLRNLVAYEAVSVRGPLVLARYTELMNGIVDTPRDVKILRQSGVVANHLKSDREAADMWNAMCRATRLSRVPRLDAAIREVNAHRSRRAAARAQKLLKRYVFRSWRILTLLAAVVLLLMTALQTFCSVYPCKSWFGSVFKLPVPAGGEGR, via the coding sequence ATGTCGGTGTCGGAgctgcaggcgcgggcgcggttCGTGCAGtcgtcggcggccgccgccggcgtgcactTCGACGAGGAGCGGTGGCTGCGGCGGGTGCGGCAGAGCCTggagcgggaggcggcggaggcgctgggCGCGGCGGCCAAGGTGTTCGACGTGCCCCGCGTGCTCAAGGCCACGCGCCCGGAGGCGTACCTGCCGCAGCACTTCGCGCTGGGGCCCTACCACTGCAACCGCCCCGAGCTGAGGGACATGGAGCGCTacaagctcgccgccgccaagcgCGCCGAGAAGCTCTTCGCCGAGGGGAGCAAGTTCGACGACCTCGTGCAGCGCCTGCTCCAGGCCCAGGACAGGATGAGGGCGCCGTACCACAGGTTCCTCGAGCTGAGCGACCAGACGCTGGCATGGATGATGGCCATCGACACGTGCTTCCTCCTCGACTTCCTCGAGGGCTACCACCGCGACGAGGTCACCGACATGGTCTCCTCGGCGACCAACTGGATCAACGCCACCGTGCGCGACGCCATGATGCTCGAGAACCAGCTCCCGCTCTTCCTCTTCTCGCAGGCCCTCGCGCTCCGCCACCCCAccgagcaggccgccgccgccgcgctgcacgCCGTCCTCGAccgattcatcaaggaggtgtCCCCGATCAAGACGACCGCCGAGCTGGTCGTCGCCCGGCACGCGCACATGCTCGAGCTCCTCTACCACTTCCTCGTCCCCGACGCGTCCGTCTTCGACGGGGACGGCGAGCGGGAGCCGCCGCCGATGGTGCCCGAGGAGTTCACCATCGACATGCTCGACCCGTCGCAGCAGCTCCCGGACTACGACAAGGTGAAGCAGGCGTGCCTGCAGGTGTCCAGCCTCGACGTCGCGCCCGTGCGGTTCCTCCGGAAGAACCTCATCGCCCGGCCGATGAGCCTGGCGTCGAGCCTCCGGGGGAAGATCATGCGCAAGGTGCCGCTGCTGTCGGCGGTGACGAAGCTGATGGCGTCCTCCGACGTGGAGGCGCGGCTCCAGGGCGTGAACCTGCGCGGTATCATCAACATCAACTCGCCGCTGGCGCAGGAGATCATGATCCCGTCGGTGTCGACGCTGGCGCGGTGGGGCGTCCGGTTCTTGCCGGCGCCGGAGGGCATCGCCGGGATCCGCTTCGACGCGGCGGCTGCGACGCTGAGCCTGCCGATCATCACGCTGGACGGCAACACGGAGGTGGTGCTGCGGAACCTGGTGGCCTACGAGGCGGTGTCCGTGCGCGGGCCGCTGGTGCTGGCGCGGTACACGGAGCTGATGAACGGCATCGTGGACACGCCCCGGGACGTGAAGATCCTGCGGCAGAGCGGCGTGGTGGCGAACCACCTCAAGAGCGACCGGGAGGCCGCCGACATGTGGAACGCCATGTGCCGGGCCACGCGCCTCAGCAGGGTGccccgcctcgacgccgccatCCGGGAGGTGAACGCACACCggagccggcgggcggcggcgcgggcgcagaAGCTGCTCAAGAGGTACGTGTTCAGGTCGTGGCGGATCCTgacgctgctcgccgccgtcgtgctgCTGCTCATGACGGCGCTGCAGACATTCTGCTCCGTCTACCCGTGCAAAAGCTGGTTCGGGTCCGTGTTCAAGCTGCCGGTGCCAGCAGGTGGCGAGGGGCGGTAG